Proteins encoded in a region of the Natronorubrum halophilum genome:
- a CDS encoding cupin domain-containing protein translates to MAERESESDPVPLVRRGDEIKYESVDAAEGLEKGVLIDEADGAPTFAIRRFVLEPGATVPAHTNAVEHEQYVLEGEYTVGISDVPEANRANGDSAERNSADRSSGRRPREEAVDGDEEYEVGPGDSLFIPAGTRHWYRNEGKQRGAFICAVPNGDDEIELLE, encoded by the coding sequence ATGGCAGAACGCGAGTCCGAATCCGACCCCGTACCGCTGGTCCGCCGCGGCGACGAGATCAAGTACGAGTCCGTCGACGCCGCCGAGGGCCTCGAGAAAGGCGTCCTGATCGACGAGGCAGACGGCGCGCCGACCTTCGCGATCCGGCGGTTCGTCCTTGAGCCCGGTGCGACGGTTCCGGCACACACCAACGCCGTTGAACACGAACAGTACGTTCTCGAAGGAGAGTACACGGTCGGTATCAGCGATGTGCCGGAGGCGAATCGAGCAAACGGCGATAGCGCGGAGCGGAACTCCGCGGACCGTTCGAGCGGGCGACGCCCACGAGAAGAAGCCGTCGACGGCGACGAGGAGTACGAGGTCGGGCCGGGCGACTCGTTGTTCATCCCTGCCGGTACCCGTCACTGGTACCGCAACGAGGGCAAGCAACGCGGTGCGTTCATCTGTGCCGTCCCTAACGGTGACGACGAGATCGAACTGCTCGAATGA
- a CDS encoding ABC transporter ATP-binding protein has protein sequence MPQQNQKTTHEQITDSNGVTVDSALVGDGLELRYPSSDETIVDCARLDIPEEAVTALVGPNGSGKSTLLKALSKHLEPETGTVRIHGEDLDTFTRKELAREMGVLSQENDSLGSITIKDLAYHGRYPHRGFFDGVSQDDHEAVARALELAGIEHIQDAELGQLSGGQKQLAWIAMVLAQDTDVLLLDEPTTFLDIHHQFRVLETIRQLNEQKGVTVAVILHDIAQAARFADYLVAMRDGELYDWGPPEEVVTEQLLADVFGVEASVAYEPELQVLPKRALSDR, from the coding sequence ATGCCACAACAGAACCAGAAAACGACGCACGAACAGATCACCGACAGCAACGGCGTCACGGTCGACAGCGCGCTGGTCGGGGACGGTCTCGAGTTGCGCTACCCGAGCAGCGACGAAACGATCGTCGACTGTGCACGGCTCGACATTCCCGAGGAGGCGGTGACCGCGCTCGTCGGACCGAACGGCAGCGGAAAGAGTACCCTCCTGAAGGCGCTCTCGAAGCACCTCGAGCCGGAGACGGGAACGGTCCGAATCCACGGCGAGGATCTCGACACCTTCACCCGAAAGGAACTGGCCCGCGAGATGGGCGTTCTCTCGCAGGAAAACGACTCGCTGGGCTCGATCACCATCAAGGATCTCGCCTACCACGGCCGCTATCCACACCGCGGATTCTTCGACGGCGTCAGTCAGGACGATCACGAGGCGGTCGCCCGCGCGCTCGAGCTAGCGGGAATCGAACACATACAGGACGCCGAACTCGGGCAGCTAAGCGGCGGGCAGAAACAGTTGGCCTGGATCGCCATGGTGTTAGCGCAGGACACAGACGTCCTGTTGCTCGACGAGCCGACGACGTTTCTGGACATCCACCACCAGTTCCGCGTGCTCGAGACCATTCGCCAGCTCAACGAACAGAAGGGCGTTACCGTGGCCGTCATCCTGCATGACATCGCACAGGCGGCCCGCTTCGCGGATTACCTGGTTGCCATGCGTGACGGCGAACTGTACGACTGGGGGCCGCCGGAGGAGGTCGTGACCGAACAGCTGCTCGCCGATGTCTTCGGCGTCGAGGCCAGCGTCGCGTACGAGCCCGAACTCCAGGTGTTGCCGAAGCGAGCGCTGAGCGACCGGTAA
- a CDS encoding FecCD family ABC transporter permease codes for MAESQLSAPHASNQDQEGWFTGTLAVFCLGSVLITIVAGLVQVSFGEYSLTVVEAWKAVFNPAVVFNLDAWSAFLFGTALPEMSTNSVVVWNLRLPRVFVAIIAGTTLAISGAIFQAVTRNELASPFVLGVSSGAGFAVLATLVVFSGLAPFLPLIAALGGALAFLIVYGIAWKGGTSPVRLVLAGVVVNMVFQSLQQGLFFFADDLGVVQTAIAWITGSLTGTGWAEVRIAIVPAIVSIVIALAGARQLNVLLLGESTAKSLGMRVERVRFVFSGVAILAASVAIAVAGIISFFGLVVPHIVRNTVGGDYRRLMVGCLFAGPALMVVADVGARLALGGTQVPVGVVTGLIGGPYFLYLMRKQQSMGEL; via the coding sequence ATGGCAGAATCGCAGTTATCTGCGCCACACGCGAGCAATCAGGATCAGGAGGGATGGTTCACCGGAACGCTCGCTGTGTTCTGTCTGGGGAGTGTGCTCATCACCATCGTGGCTGGACTCGTACAGGTTAGTTTCGGCGAGTACTCGCTGACGGTCGTCGAAGCCTGGAAAGCGGTGTTCAACCCGGCGGTGGTGTTCAATCTCGATGCCTGGTCGGCGTTCCTGTTCGGAACCGCGCTGCCGGAAATGAGCACTAACAGCGTCGTCGTCTGGAACCTCCGGCTCCCGCGGGTGTTCGTCGCGATCATCGCCGGGACGACGCTCGCGATCTCCGGAGCGATCTTCCAGGCGGTGACGCGCAACGAACTCGCCAGCCCCTTCGTGCTCGGGGTCAGCTCCGGCGCCGGGTTCGCGGTCCTCGCAACGCTCGTCGTCTTCAGCGGTCTCGCACCGTTTCTCCCGCTAATCGCCGCACTGGGCGGAGCGCTCGCGTTCCTGATCGTCTACGGGATCGCCTGGAAAGGCGGAACCAGCCCCGTCCGCCTCGTGCTCGCGGGCGTGGTCGTCAACATGGTGTTCCAGTCGCTCCAGCAGGGGCTGTTCTTCTTCGCGGACGATCTCGGGGTCGTCCAGACGGCGATCGCCTGGATCACGGGCTCGCTCACGGGGACCGGATGGGCGGAGGTTCGGATCGCGATCGTGCCGGCCATCGTTTCGATCGTGATCGCGCTCGCCGGTGCCCGGCAGTTGAACGTCTTGTTACTGGGAGAGAGCACCGCCAAGTCGCTCGGTATGCGCGTCGAACGCGTCCGCTTCGTCTTCTCCGGCGTCGCTATTCTGGCCGCGAGTGTCGCCATCGCGGTTGCGGGAATTATCAGCTTCTTCGGCCTCGTGGTGCCCCACATCGTCCGAAATACGGTGGGTGGTGACTACCGTCGACTGATGGTCGGCTGTCTGTTCGCCGGCCCGGCGCTGATGGTCGTCGCCGACGTCGGCGCGCGGCTCGCCCTCGGCGGCACCCAGGTACCCGTCGGCGTCGTCACCGGACTGATCGGCGGGCCGTACTTCCTCTACCTGATGCGCAAGCAACAATCGATGGGTGAACTCTAA
- a CDS encoding DEAD/DEAH box helicase, which translates to MSKQVQEVETIFCHEIGDDFLVVVERDGQRLFRAKLGLSETSAGPRPAKFRLKDGSSEEPRQPDEFVELARRARRIRISEQTSRASRQKLMEMFSGYQLEDKAKSVRTCRYCASAGEYSPITTDTAIKDDNDWICHDCARRELERQLTYAGGGEVSGAAKDRLEDLMMEVQDLERIVNLLKGQLDPDLTKFDTISATTDEVDPVRVDSLDLHPDLQALLEDRFDTLLPVQSLSVENGLLEGDDQLVVSATATGKTLVGEMTGIDRVLKGEGKMLFLVPLVALANQKHEDFKDEYGHLVDVSIRVGASRIADNGNQFDPHADVIVGTYEGIDHALRTGKDMGDIGTVVIDEVHTLKEEDRGHRLDGLISRLKYTCEQRAARREAYDGAQWVYLSATVGNPEQLTEALESTLIEFEERPVPIERHVSFADGQEKVRVENKLVKREFDTESSKGYRGQTIIFTNSRRRCHEISRKLHYSAAPYHAGLDYRQRKKVERQFGEQELSAVVTTAALAAGVDFPASQVIFDSLAMGIEWLSVQEFHQMLGRAGRPDYHDKGKVYVLVEPDCAYHNSMEMSEDEVAFKLLKGEMESVMTHYDESAAIEETLANITVGGKAAKALNDRMLGNVPTKHALGKLLQYDFIDGFEPTPLGRVVTRHFLEPGEAFTLVDGIRKDAHPYELVADIELRDADL; encoded by the coding sequence GTGTCGAAGCAGGTCCAGGAGGTCGAAACGATATTCTGCCACGAGATCGGCGACGATTTCCTCGTCGTCGTCGAACGTGACGGACAGCGGCTGTTCCGGGCGAAGCTCGGGCTCTCGGAAACCTCGGCCGGCCCCCGCCCCGCGAAGTTCCGCCTGAAAGACGGCTCGAGCGAAGAGCCCCGCCAGCCCGACGAGTTCGTCGAACTCGCGCGCCGAGCGCGGCGGATCCGCATCTCCGAACAGACCTCTCGTGCGAGCCGACAGAAACTGATGGAGATGTTCAGTGGCTACCAGCTCGAGGACAAAGCCAAATCCGTCCGGACCTGTCGGTACTGCGCCTCCGCGGGCGAATACTCGCCGATAACGACCGATACGGCGATCAAAGACGACAACGACTGGATCTGTCACGACTGCGCTCGACGGGAACTCGAGCGCCAGCTCACCTACGCCGGCGGCGGCGAGGTCAGCGGGGCAGCCAAGGACCGCCTCGAGGACCTCATGATGGAGGTTCAGGACTTAGAACGGATCGTCAACCTCCTGAAGGGGCAGCTCGATCCCGACCTGACGAAGTTCGATACCATCTCGGCGACGACCGACGAGGTCGATCCCGTCCGGGTGGACTCCCTGGACCTGCACCCCGATCTGCAGGCGCTGCTCGAAGACCGGTTCGATACCCTCCTCCCGGTGCAGAGCCTCTCGGTCGAAAACGGCCTCCTCGAGGGCGACGACCAGCTCGTCGTCTCGGCGACGGCGACCGGGAAGACCCTCGTCGGGGAGATGACCGGTATCGACCGCGTCCTCAAGGGCGAGGGAAAGATGCTCTTTCTCGTGCCCCTGGTCGCACTGGCGAACCAGAAACACGAGGACTTCAAAGACGAGTACGGTCACCTCGTCGACGTCTCCATTCGCGTAGGCGCGAGTCGGATCGCCGACAACGGCAACCAGTTCGATCCCCACGCCGACGTCATCGTCGGCACCTACGAGGGAATCGATCACGCCCTCCGGACGGGCAAGGATATGGGCGACATCGGAACCGTCGTCATCGACGAGGTCCACACCCTCAAAGAGGAAGATCGCGGGCACCGCCTGGACGGCCTCATCTCGAGGCTTAAATACACGTGCGAGCAGCGGGCGGCGCGACGGGAGGCGTACGACGGCGCGCAGTGGGTCTACCTCTCGGCGACCGTCGGAAACCCCGAACAGCTCACGGAAGCGCTCGAGTCGACGCTCATCGAGTTTGAGGAGCGACCGGTGCCGATCGAGCGCCACGTCAGCTTCGCCGACGGCCAGGAGAAGGTGCGAGTGGAGAACAAACTCGTCAAACGCGAGTTCGATACCGAGTCCTCCAAAGGGTATCGCGGGCAGACGATCATCTTCACGAACTCGCGCCGGCGCTGTCACGAAATCAGCCGAAAGCTGCACTACTCGGCCGCCCCGTACCACGCCGGCCTGGACTACAGGCAGCGAAAGAAGGTCGAACGACAGTTCGGCGAGCAGGAGCTCTCCGCGGTCGTGACGACCGCCGCGCTGGCCGCAGGGGTCGACTTCCCGGCCTCGCAGGTCATCTTCGACTCGCTCGCGATGGGGATCGAGTGGCTCTCCGTCCAGGAGTTCCACCAGATGCTCGGCCGCGCGGGTCGCCCGGACTACCACGACAAGGGGAAAGTGTACGTCCTCGTCGAACCCGACTGCGCCTACCACAACTCCATGGAGATGAGCGAGGACGAAGTCGCCTTCAAGCTGTTGAAAGGGGAGATGGAGTCGGTGATGACCCACTACGACGAGTCCGCGGCCATCGAGGAAACGCTGGCGAACATCACCGTCGGCGGCAAGGCCGCGAAGGCGCTCAACGACCGCATGCTCGGCAACGTGCCGACGAAACACGCCCTCGGAAAGCTCCTGCAGTACGACTTCATCGACGGCTTCGAACCCACGCCGCTCGGCCGGGTCGTGACCCGACACTTCCTCGAGCCCGGCGAGGCGTTCACGCTCGTCGACGGCATCCGGAAGGACGCCCATCCGTACGAACTCGTCGCGGATATCGAGCTCCGCGATGCCGACCTCTAG
- a CDS encoding carbonic anhydrase produces MCADHDVLHELLAGNERHLEELPTEYFSAVQDGQRPDAVSVCCSDSRVPQERMWGVDQPGTIFTPSNIGNQVWDEDDGELIVDGGILYPIAHTGTDVAAVVGHTGCGAVTAAYRAATDGELPGPQGVDKWVEQLVPVVEAGLESDLIDADAADETVINQLVEYNVNHQTQFLRAADDVPDDVDIYGFVYDFQGVYGDEKGRTYLINVNGETVPEVIAETVPDEYAGAIGSLLY; encoded by the coding sequence ATGTGCGCGGACCACGACGTGCTACACGAGTTGCTCGCCGGAAACGAACGCCACCTCGAGGAGCTCCCGACGGAGTACTTTTCGGCCGTACAGGACGGACAACGGCCGGACGCGGTCTCCGTCTGCTGTTCTGACTCCCGAGTCCCGCAGGAACGAATGTGGGGCGTCGATCAGCCGGGAACGATCTTCACCCCCAGTAATATCGGCAATCAGGTCTGGGACGAGGACGACGGCGAGCTGATCGTCGACGGCGGGATCCTGTATCCGATCGCCCACACCGGAACCGACGTCGCGGCCGTCGTCGGCCACACCGGTTGCGGTGCCGTTACCGCGGCCTACCGGGCGGCGACCGACGGCGAACTGCCCGGCCCGCAGGGCGTCGACAAGTGGGTCGAACAGCTCGTCCCCGTCGTCGAGGCGGGCCTCGAGAGCGACCTGATCGACGCCGACGCGGCCGATGAAACGGTGATCAACCAGCTCGTCGAGTACAACGTCAACCACCAGACGCAGTTTCTGCGTGCCGCCGACGACGTCCCCGACGACGTCGACATCTACGGCTTCGTCTACGACTTTCAGGGCGTCTACGGCGACGAGAAGGGACGGACCTACCTGATCAACGTCAACGGCGAAACGGTGCCAGAGGTGATCGCCGAGACCGTCCCGGACGAGTACGCCGGCGCGATCGGAAGTCTGCTCTACTGA
- a CDS encoding NADP-dependent oxidoreductase, translating to MVETRQWRLASRPVGEPTQENFELVTVDRPEPDDGEVLVKTLYQSVDPYMRGRMRDAESYAEPWNVGDPMSASIVGEVLESNADEFAERDVVTGDLLWAEHAVADANELQRVNPDHGPISTAVGVLGMPGVTAYWGLNDVGDPKPGDTVVVSAAAGAVGSVVGQLARLSGARVVGTAGSEAKTTWLIEELGFDAAINYKETDDLSGAVDDACPDGVDVYFDNVGGPITDAVWPRLNVDARVAVCGQIALYNETEVPTGPRKLAKLIETRATVEGLLVSDYQPRWGEALERLSQFVQSGEIQYRENVVDGFENAPDAFLGLFEGENIGKQLVKVADYER from the coding sequence ATGGTAGAAACCAGACAGTGGCGCCTCGCGAGCCGTCCGGTCGGGGAACCGACGCAGGAAAACTTCGAACTCGTCACCGTCGACCGTCCCGAACCCGACGACGGCGAGGTGCTCGTGAAGACGCTCTACCAGTCCGTCGACCCGTACATGCGCGGTCGCATGCGCGATGCGGAATCGTACGCCGAGCCGTGGAACGTCGGCGATCCGATGTCGGCCAGTATCGTCGGCGAAGTCCTCGAGTCCAACGCCGACGAGTTCGCGGAGAGGGATGTCGTTACCGGCGATCTGTTGTGGGCTGAACACGCCGTTGCGGACGCGAACGAACTCCAGCGGGTGAACCCCGACCACGGCCCGATTTCGACGGCCGTCGGTGTGCTCGGGATGCCCGGCGTCACGGCGTACTGGGGGCTGAACGACGTCGGCGATCCGAAACCCGGCGACACCGTCGTCGTCTCCGCGGCCGCGGGCGCGGTCGGCTCCGTCGTCGGTCAGCTCGCCCGCCTCTCGGGGGCTCGAGTGGTCGGTACCGCCGGAAGCGAGGCGAAAACGACGTGGCTCATCGAGGAGCTCGGCTTCGACGCCGCGATCAACTACAAGGAGACCGACGACCTCTCCGGCGCGGTCGACGACGCCTGTCCCGACGGCGTCGACGTCTACTTCGACAACGTCGGTGGCCCCATCACGGACGCCGTCTGGCCACGGCTGAACGTCGACGCCCGCGTCGCGGTCTGCGGTCAGATCGCGCTCTACAACGAGACCGAGGTGCCGACTGGCCCGCGAAAGCTCGCCAAACTCATCGAGACCCGCGCGACGGTCGAGGGGCTGCTCGTTAGCGACTACCAGCCGCGCTGGGGCGAGGCGCTCGAGCGACTCTCGCAGTTCGTCCAGAGCGGCGAGATCCAGTATCGGGAGAACGTCGTCGACGGGTTCGAGAACGCCCCTGACGCCTTCCTCGGTCTCTTCGAGGGCGAAAACATCGGCAAGCAACTCGTCAAGGTCGCCGACTACGAGCGGTGA
- a CDS encoding ABC transporter substrate-binding protein, with protein sequence MSDQRTWTRRNVLRTSGTVAGVGVMAGCIDGDDGGDDTDDGSNDGPYTVTMQPVGDVEFSSVPETWAANNGSWADMGIALGQEPPTAMYLARRYHTQYYDDIPGVSVDPAEDDIESLWDDELTREEFIELSNAVDVFVMDPNFLKGRADWSDNDIEQVEATGTPFFGNSIFSQGYGWHEDYDYLSLYEAFEKLAEVFREEERYEEFDTLHDEFQSNLEEVVPSDDPPSVAIVWPQEGDSFLPYVIGEGTSFKHLRDLGVEDALANTGVKDFHSNRGAIDYETLLEVDPENLLLRSERYQSREAFEQDVVEPMKDHDVAQQLTAVQNNDVYRAGPLYQGPIINLAVTQQLAEQLYGIEEELYDPQEVSDIVNGDF encoded by the coding sequence ATGAGTGATCAACGAACGTGGACGCGACGAAACGTCCTTCGGACGAGTGGAACGGTCGCCGGCGTGGGTGTTATGGCCGGTTGTATCGACGGGGACGACGGGGGAGACGACACTGACGACGGGTCGAACGACGGCCCGTACACGGTGACGATGCAACCGGTCGGCGACGTCGAGTTCTCCTCCGTCCCCGAGACGTGGGCCGCCAACAACGGAAGCTGGGCCGACATGGGGATCGCGCTCGGCCAAGAACCGCCGACGGCCATGTATCTCGCGAGGCGCTATCACACGCAGTATTACGACGACATTCCCGGTGTGAGTGTCGATCCGGCTGAAGATGATATCGAGTCGCTCTGGGACGATGAGCTGACCCGTGAGGAGTTCATCGAACTGTCCAACGCCGTGGACGTCTTCGTCATGGATCCGAATTTCCTCAAGGGTCGGGCCGACTGGAGCGACAACGACATCGAACAGGTCGAAGCGACCGGGACGCCGTTCTTCGGGAACAGCATCTTCTCGCAGGGGTACGGATGGCACGAAGACTACGACTACCTCTCGCTGTACGAGGCGTTCGAGAAACTCGCCGAGGTGTTTCGGGAAGAAGAGCGGTACGAAGAATTCGACACGCTGCACGACGAGTTCCAGTCGAACCTCGAGGAGGTCGTTCCCTCGGACGACCCGCCGTCGGTCGCCATCGTGTGGCCACAGGAGGGTGACTCGTTCCTCCCCTACGTCATCGGTGAGGGGACGAGTTTCAAACACCTCCGGGACCTCGGGGTCGAGGACGCGCTCGCGAACACCGGTGTCAAGGACTTCCACAGCAACCGCGGGGCGATCGATTACGAGACGCTCCTCGAAGTCGATCCGGAAAACCTCCTGCTACGCAGCGAGCGATACCAGTCCCGGGAAGCGTTCGAGCAGGATGTCGTCGAGCCGATGAAGGACCACGACGTTGCACAGCAACTGACGGCCGTCCAGAACAACGACGTCTACCGGGCCGGCCCGCTCTATCAGGGGCCGATCATCAACCTCGCCGTCACTCAGCAGTTGGCCGAACAGCTCTACGGCATCGAGGAGGAGCTGTACGATCCACAGGAAGTCAGCGACATCGTCAACGGCGACTTCTAG
- a CDS encoding ABC transporter permease: protein MFSVGFRALFRREILRFVRRPKNTFMPPAITNVLYFAVFGMILGGRIEEPVDGIGYILFLIPGLIVLGTISNAFENASFSIFHGRWNEYIHETLTSPLSYAEMVVAYVGASAVRGLIVGVIIALIGRLFVPISVEHGLFLVATMVVIAALFAGLGIIGGLAARDFDDLTVMNQFILRPLVFFGAVFYSLTMLDSLWQYVSLLNPMVYMVDSVRYGLLGYSDMLEIAPPAYAEFAPYMSLGVLAVLASAVIALDVYLFKIGYGLTD from the coding sequence ATGTTCTCCGTCGGGTTTCGAGCGCTCTTTCGACGCGAGATCCTCCGGTTCGTCCGTCGGCCCAAGAACACGTTCATGCCGCCGGCGATCACGAACGTGCTCTACTTCGCCGTCTTCGGTATGATTCTCGGCGGCCGGATCGAGGAACCCGTCGACGGAATCGGGTACATCCTCTTTCTGATCCCCGGATTGATCGTGTTGGGAACCATCTCGAACGCCTTCGAGAACGCCTCGTTCTCCATCTTTCACGGCCGGTGGAACGAGTACATTCACGAGACGCTCACCTCGCCGCTTTCCTACGCCGAGATGGTCGTCGCCTACGTCGGTGCCAGCGCGGTCCGCGGACTGATCGTCGGCGTCATCATCGCCCTGATCGGTCGGCTGTTCGTGCCGATTTCGGTCGAACACGGCCTGTTCCTCGTCGCGACGATGGTCGTCATCGCCGCGCTCTTTGCGGGGTTAGGGATCATCGGCGGCCTCGCCGCTCGAGACTTCGACGATCTCACTGTGATGAACCAGTTCATCCTGCGGCCGCTCGTGTTCTTCGGCGCGGTCTTTTACTCGCTGACCATGCTGGATTCGCTCTGGCAGTACGTCTCCCTGCTGAATCCGATGGTGTACATGGTCGACAGCGTCCGGTACGGACTGCTCGGCTACTCGGATATGCTGGAGATCGCGCCGCCGGCCTACGCCGAGTTCGCGCCGTACATGTCCCTCGGGGTGCTCGCCGTCCTTGCCAGCGCCGTCATCGCGCTCGACGTCTACCTGTTCAAGATCGGTTACGGTCTGACCGACTGA
- a CDS encoding CBS domain-containing protein: MMKSFRIGSLFGIPIKLDLTFLLVLPLFAYLIGVQLEPVIEILNSSLGAGIDVDALTAESWLPYLVGLVAAIGLFVGVVLHELGHSLTAQRYGFPIDSITLWLFGGIAALSEMPEDWRQEFTIAIAGPIVSVLVGIVSFALFLVVPESLDGVRFVLGYLAVLNIALAVFNMIPAFPMDGGRVLRAFLARSQPYAKATQQAASIGKLFAILMGLFALIPPFNIILLGVAFFVYIAASSEAQQVTMKAAFQDVTVSDIMTPTRDLQTVEPETTVSELIRRMFTERHTGYPVIENSAYDDGRLVGLVTLSDAREIDPVERDAYTVEDVMSTDLKTISPDSDAMTAIERMRENNIGRLLVVEDDDLIGLISRSDVMTAFDIVQKSGSVNPAAQPRTAD; encoded by the coding sequence ATGATGAAGAGTTTCCGGATCGGCTCCCTGTTCGGGATCCCGATCAAGCTGGATCTCACGTTCTTGTTGGTGCTTCCGCTGTTCGCCTACCTCATCGGCGTCCAGCTCGAGCCCGTTATCGAGATTCTCAATTCGAGTCTGGGCGCTGGAATCGACGTCGACGCGCTCACGGCCGAGTCGTGGCTGCCGTACCTCGTCGGCCTCGTTGCGGCGATCGGGCTGTTCGTCGGCGTCGTCTTGCACGAACTCGGCCACTCGCTGACGGCACAGCGCTACGGCTTTCCGATCGACTCGATCACGCTCTGGCTGTTCGGCGGCATCGCCGCCCTCTCGGAGATGCCCGAGGATTGGCGACAGGAGTTCACCATCGCCATCGCCGGCCCAATCGTCTCCGTTCTCGTCGGGATCGTCTCGTTCGCGCTCTTTCTCGTGGTTCCAGAGAGCCTCGACGGCGTCCGCTTCGTCCTCGGCTACCTCGCCGTACTGAACATCGCACTCGCCGTCTTCAATATGATCCCCGCGTTCCCGATGGACGGCGGTCGCGTCCTGCGCGCGTTCCTTGCCCGCAGCCAGCCGTACGCGAAAGCCACCCAGCAGGCCGCGAGCATCGGGAAGCTCTTTGCGATTTTGATGGGACTGTTCGCGCTGATCCCCCCGTTCAACATCATCCTGCTCGGGGTCGCCTTCTTCGTCTACATCGCCGCCTCGAGCGAAGCCCAGCAGGTGACGATGAAAGCCGCCTTCCAGGACGTTACCGTCAGCGATATCATGACGCCGACGCGCGACCTGCAGACCGTCGAACCGGAGACGACGGTCTCCGAACTGATCAGACGGATGTTCACCGAACGCCACACGGGGTACCCGGTCATCGAGAACAGCGCGTACGACGACGGTCGACTCGTCGGCCTCGTGACGCTGTCGGACGCTCGAGAGATCGATCCGGTCGAGCGCGACGCCTACACGGTCGAAGACGTGATGTCAACCGACCTGAAGACGATTTCGCCGGATTCGGACGCGATGACGGCGATCGAACGGATGCGCGAGAACAACATCGGTCGCCTTCTCGTCGTCGAGGACGACGATCTCATCGGCCTGATCTCGCGATCGGACGTGATGACCGCCTTCGATATCGTCCAAAAGAGCGGGTCGGTCAACCCGGCGGCCCAACCGCGAACCGCGGACTGA
- a CDS encoding cold-shock protein, translating into MAKGTVDFFNDTGGYGFIETEDADDDVFFHMEDIGGPDLEEGQELEFDIEQAPKGPRATNVERL; encoded by the coding sequence ATGGCGAAAGGAACCGTTGATTTCTTCAACGACACTGGCGGCTACGGATTCATCGAAACTGAGGACGCGGACGACGACGTGTTCTTCCACATGGAAGACATCGGCGGCCCGGACCTTGAGGAAGGACAGGAACTCGAGTTCGACATCGAGCAGGCCCCCAAAGGCCCGCGCGCGACGAACGTCGAGCGCCTGTAA
- a CDS encoding ABC transporter ATP-binding protein yields MPPAIETVDLVKDYGELRALQELSLTVEEGEFFGLLGPNGAGKTTFINTLVGLVRKSGGEARVFGHDVETEYRAARDAIGVAPQEFNVDRFFPIREVLEHKAGYHGIPEDEAAERADEVLKRVGIYDKRNERFDWLSGGMKRRLLLARALVTEPDLLILDEPTAGVDVQLRHDLWELVTELNEEGTTILLTTHYIEEAERLCDRVAIMNEGRKVTVATPDELKTRGTDTISVRLESPPADTAVPDLAADLGAYAHEVTTAGDRLEVRVDDGGSSAPQLLNDLEAAGYEIADLEIARTSLEEIFVDLTKSEDRTVTRSSGSAGADEAESDAADETESDAANQTEQEGVA; encoded by the coding sequence ATGCCACCGGCCATCGAGACCGTCGATCTCGTAAAGGATTACGGCGAGTTGCGCGCGCTGCAGGAACTCTCGCTGACCGTCGAGGAAGGCGAGTTCTTCGGCCTGCTCGGGCCCAACGGCGCGGGCAAGACGACGTTCATCAACACGCTGGTCGGACTGGTCCGCAAGAGCGGCGGCGAGGCGCGGGTTTTCGGCCACGACGTCGAGACGGAGTACCGCGCGGCGCGGGATGCCATCGGCGTCGCCCCGCAGGAATTCAACGTTGACAGGTTCTTCCCCATTCGGGAAGTCCTGGAGCACAAGGCGGGCTACCACGGGATCCCCGAGGACGAAGCCGCCGAGCGCGCGGACGAGGTTCTCAAGCGAGTCGGCATTTACGACAAGCGAAACGAACGCTTCGACTGGCTCTCAGGCGGGATGAAACGCCGGCTCCTGCTCGCTCGAGCGCTCGTCACCGAGCCCGACCTGCTCATCCTCGACGAGCCCACGGCGGGCGTCGACGTGCAGTTGCGCCACGATCTCTGGGAACTGGTGACGGAGCTCAACGAGGAGGGAACGACGATCCTCCTGACGACCCACTACATCGAGGAGGCCGAACGCCTCTGCGACAGGGTCGCGATCATGAACGAGGGCCGGAAGGTGACCGTCGCGACGCCCGACGAACTGAAGACTCGAGGCACTGATACGATCTCCGTTCGCCTCGAGTCGCCGCCGGCCGACACCGCAGTACCCGACCTCGCGGCCGATCTCGGCGCGTACGCCCACGAGGTGACGACGGCCGGCGATCGCCTCGAGGTTCGCGTGGACGACGGCGGTTCGAGCGCACCGCAGTTGCTCAACGATCTCGAGGCCGCGGGCTACGAGATCGCGGACCTCGAGATCGCTCGAACCTCGCTCGAGGAGATCTTCGTCGACCTGACGAAAAGCGAGGATCGAACGGTAACTCGGTCCAGCGGGTCGGCGGGTGCGGACGAGGCCGAGTCGGACGCAGCGGACGAAACCGAATCGGACGCCGCGAACCAAACCGAACAGGAGGGGGTCGCCTGA